gggctatctttccttttggaggttttctctgaggcaagatagctttctatttccttctttaggggtagttatttcttaggctgtgaagaggtgtctagggagagtcaggaacatcccacggctatttctagtgttgttgttaggattagggactgcggtcagtagagataccaccttctcagagctcgctccatgttgcgttttagccaccaggtcatatcagtgtggcctcttaaccaccaggtcataacaggtacacagagctgcgcctgcatcccatgcggcagcatcccaagaaaggacacaaaaggaattgtgttgcagtgagtgagcaacgaagtcatagcaaaaggagaggaactgtgaaaggagagggaaatgacgtacaaagaaatgaaatcagaattcagcaaaggaggccaatactaaactagatagacagagagaaaaggatactgtgcggtcagtataaaaactacaaaatctacgcagagtttgcaaaaatgaactccacaccgactcacggtgtggaggggcaaatctgctttcccagtgcttccagctagcctgaataccacatagtgacaagctggacaaaaagagacatatttgcaaagcaatagagtccaaacaaatggacaaacaaaaactagcaaaaacttatcttttgcagacaaggactggccatatgagaattccaaggaaagaactaAATCCAACCAAGAATATTGACAGCAGGCATTGaccaaagcccagagcaggttttaataacaaacccaggcaaggcgattagtgaaggcagctgctacagctacctaaaggagcagcagttccactcgaaatgaccagagggagcccaagggcagaactcacaaaaataccattagcaaccacaggagggagctccagaatggaattcacaacaggagaccagctagaagcaggctgcctccttctgaagcgcactaccggtagccagaacaccgagggagtaaggatctctatgccgttacttcagagactggcaggacagttgattccacgttggctgcccgaccatatacccaggaggcagggtggcaacttgtggaggccggggcgtctctagggtccctataaaaagccttaagccaccagtcatacgggtttgtcctatcggtcagggggacagagagaagagacttaacatctgaaatagttgtgaggaccttaccgagttgctcaggccTCATTCACCCATCAGCTTTTTCACATAGGAGAAAAGCAGACCAAGTGTCTTCAGTGATTTTTATtctctttagtgaaaaaaaaaccttttcttcACTTTCTCTCATTTGTCAGTCAGTGAAAAATAGACATCACATGGATGTCATCCCAGTCAGGTCCGATTTTTtcaaggacccatagacttgcattgctgattttgatccgatATTCGGATCAATATTTCTCTGCAAATTTGCATGGACCACTTGGTCCaagaaaaaaatctgacatgtgaacagccccaaagACTGTCATACTGtaggtacaagtgctatctgtgaaaaaaaacggatagcACTTGTAtgtaaaaactgatgtgtgaatgatccCTTAGTGTTAGTGTTAGTGAAGTTTTGCGGAGAAGCCATCGAGGGCTGGATGGAGAAGAAAAGGGAAGTGAACAACTCCAATCAGAGAAAACATCACTCTTAATTCACACTGGATGTGACTCTACTGTATTCATACATGTGATCTTCAGTATTGTTCCTTATCAGTGTGGTGGTATTATTCAGACACTGGGTGGTGGTAATGTGTCCCCTTTCTTTCAAAAAAGTTTTGAGAGGCAGAAAAGTAGACAAAGGTTGCACATTTTTCggacttttttcttgtttttttcatgACTATTTCATTATTGCATGATCTATTCTGATATTCAGATACTACTGACTGCATTCTTTCTTGTAGATCACAATATACAAGCTCAGTAAAGATTAAAAAAATGACCCATGTTGCACCAACGTCTGTGACATCAGTATTGTACATTGTAGGCATACATCATTGAATTGTATATTTACCTAAAAAGACTAATGAAGCCATAGAATTCACATAGCATTCCTATCAGTGGCCATCGGAGAAGGACCAGCAGGGCTCCCCCTAAAAAGAAGGAGCTGCCCCTCAGTTTGTGTCTTTGGAAGAAGAAACTGAAAGTCCGCCTGAGGCCTATGATCAGAGCAAGGCCAAACAGGAACAAAATCTACAAGTTAAACATAGAAAAATAATTTCAAGTGAATTTCTTTAGATTATTGATTTAGACTAATGAACGACCTATAAAAAGTACTTACGTTTCCAAAAGCTAAGAGAACACTGTCAAAATAGAGTAAAATGCCAAATATCAGGAAAAAAATCCCAAACCCTGCAAAACCAGCGCCAAGCTCTGCAAGAGAAGTAAGAAAAAAATGAATGAGGTATCAAACTACTATAAACGTAGACATTTGTAATGTTTACTTCACATAAAATGAAAATCATTGTACCTTTTCCTATAGCTATAATTGTGAATAATAGAGTAATAGAGCTAGTGCAGGGCACAGGCGCGGGATTACGGCGCCACAGCTAGATGTTACAGGTTAGTGTGACGTGCATGGGAGGTGGGTGCTAtgataatgaagacaggaggcagagatttctttCAGGCAGCGCATGCCCTGGAGCctagaagaaatcattaacataaaacattATAAATTAACTTCTCAAGATCTAGAACAcaactatgaggcatacaggtaggactagttttaggccaagttcacattaGAGTTTGGCATCCGATAATTTTCTCAACgccagcatcggatgcgatatgctaatgaccctcggctcctgctctgctgtgagtgtCATGCTATTGTGCTTCGTTCCTCTTGCACAGagtggattggagcacagctgtggagtagACGGAGAAagcaatttctccatctcctctgctgccggcatCGGCAAGTATCGtactgcactcgggtgatatccgagtgcagtgcgatgtttcacacacacccatagacttatatggtgcGTGCGATTCAATTGTCGtgtgaaaataatcacagatgtgagctgcaccatagagcaacattgggacgagtgcaatccgatttttattatcagattgcacttgtccatttgcattgcaagtgggaatgagccttaaccattctattacctgtatgccaataGTAATAGATTAAAAGCGTCCCACAGGGTGACAGCTGCCCTAAAA
The Ranitomeya imitator isolate aRanImi1 chromosome 3, aRanImi1.pri, whole genome shotgun sequence genome window above contains:
- the LOC138672006 gene encoding vesicle transport protein GOT1A-like isoform X2; protein product: MISEIQKLGAGFAGFGIFFLIFGILLYFDSVLLAFGNILFLFGLALIIGLRRTFSFFFQRHKLRGSSFFLGGALLVLLRWPLIGMLCEFYGFISLFRGFFPLVFGFLGTLGNIPLLTKLFQSLAGGDTTMV